A genomic window from Oryctolagus cuniculus chromosome 12, mOryCun1.1, whole genome shotgun sequence includes:
- the LOC138844687 gene encoding eukaryotic initiation factor 4A-I-like — translation MNLSESLLRGIYAYGFEKPSAIQQRAILPCIKGYDVIAQARSGTGKMAIFAISILQQIELDLKATQALVLAPTRELAQQIQKVVMALGDYMGASYHTCIGGTNVCAEVQKLQMEAPHIIVGTPGHVFDMLNRRYLSPM, via the coding sequence ATGAACCTCTCTGAGTCCCTCCTTCGTGGCATCTATGCCTATGGTTTTGAGAAGCCCTCTGCCATCCAGCAGCGTGCCATTCTTCCTTGTATCAAGGGTTATGATGTGATCGCTCAAGCCCGATCTGGGACTGGGAAGATGGCCATATTCGCCATATCGATTCTCCAGCAGATTGAATTGGATCTGAAGGCCACCCAGGCCTTGGTACTAGCACCCACTCGGGAATTGGCCCAACAGATACAAAAGGTGGTCATGGCATTAGGAGATTACATGGGTGCGTCCTATCACACCTGCATCGGGGGCACCAATGTGTGTGCTGAGGTGCAGAAGCTGCAAATGGAAGCTCCGCACATAATCGTGGGCACCCCTGGCCACGTGTTCGACATGCTTAACCGGAGATACCTGTCTCCCATGTAG
- the LOC100344936 gene encoding eukaryotic initiation factor 4A-I-like yields MFVLDEADEMLSGGFKDQICDIFQKLNSNTQVVLLSATVPSDVLEVTKKFMRDPIRILVKEEELMLEGIRQFYINVEREEWKLDTLCDLYETLTITQAVIFINTQRKVDWLTEKMHARDFTVSAMHGDVDQKERDVIMREFRSGSSRVLITTDLLTRGTDVQQVSLVINYDLPTNRENCIHRIGHGGRFGSKGVAINMVTEEDKRTLRDIETFYNTSIEEMPLNVADLI; encoded by the coding sequence ATGTTTGTACTGGACGAAGCTGATGAAATGTTAAGCGGTGGATTCAAGGACCAGATCTGTGACATCTTCCAGAAGCTCAACAGCAACACCCAGGTGGTTTTGTTGTCAGCTACAGTGCCTTCCGATGTGCTCGAGGTGACCAAGAAGTTCATGAGGGACCCCATCCGGATTCTTGTCAAGGAGGAGGAGCTGATGCTGGAGGGTATCCGCCAGTTCTACATCAACGTGGAACGCGAGGAGTGGAAGCTGGACACACTGTGTGACTTGTACGAAACCCTGACCATAACACAGGCTGTCATCTTCATCAACACTCAAAGGAAGGTCGATTGGCTCACTGAGAAGATGCATGCCCGGGACTTCACCGTCTCTGCCATGCATGGAGATGTGGACCAAAAGGAGCGAGATGTGATCATGAGGGAGTTCCGCTCTGGCTCTAGCCGAGTACTGATTACCACTGATCTGCTGACCAGAGGCACTGATGTACAACAAGTTTCTTTAGTCATCAACTATgaccttcccaccaacagggaAAACTGTATTCACAGAATTGGCCATGGTGGACGCTTTGGCAGTAAGGGTGTGGCTATTAACATGGTGACAGAAGAAGATAAGCGGACTCTCAGAGACATCGAGACCTTCTACAACACCTCCATTGAGGAGATGCCCCTCAATGTTGCTGACCTCATCTGA